aaatgcaaatgtttgtCGCCTGCGacacatttgatttggtcttcgtgtggtcttcgcaatataaatatcaatctcttgcacaagccaTACCCAACGCTTGACCGTGTCTTTCACGCAGACTTGTGTTCAGACCTAAAAGTTGCGTTTACGCTAGCATCgatgacccggaattgtaaacggggtcatccataacaaacttCGGAAAACTCCCAACTTGctactttacgctcatttcgtcaGAGCAGGTCACATTTTCTCTTTGGATTGTAACATTAACGTTGTTTAGCGATACACACTGTATAAATAGAGTTCCACTTGTTCTATTTTTGTTATACTTTTGTTCGTTTTACGTCAAGCTATAATAGGGAGATATCATATCACAACATATGATACATAATAAGATACAAATAACAGAAAACGGTGTATTCTTGTCTTTAATTATTTGCTTGAATTGAGAAGTAATTAACTTAGATAAAATAAACTAGGACAACTAAATATAAGTATATCCACATGGGTCCTCAACAAACTTTGAACCAATTCAAACTGTTTCAGATATCATAAATTGTACCCAAAAAACCAATAATGATATTGATCGTGTCTCATTTAACCTACAAGCTCGTGTTTTTGTACAGCTTTTTGAACATTAACAGCACTTATTTTGCACTTTATTGGGAGTATGACGTAATGTCATATGGAACACATGACGGGTGGAAGTCACTTACGTTATCACTTGTATATACTTACAGCTACtacatttcatttatttttaattctaCACAGCAGCTAATATATATGAAATGGACGATGGACGATACTCtacgtattatttatttatctaaagattgcacaaaaagtaacgcagctgttataaatacgcctatagcttcagaactattaatctgTTTCACAATATTGTAGCATAGAAGGAAGGTGGTTTATTTACGCGAATGTTGATACCCATACGGCCAATATCGTTCAATACTATCAACACAGTCGTGTTTTTAAAGATAAAAACccgaattcaaaagttgcagctatttgtactGATTTTAATTCAGAACAAAGATATGGCTGATTTAAAATACTACAATGCTTTCGTAATAATCATGGATCACAAAAATACCACTGTGTTGTCAATTTTGAACGACATTGAACGAATGCGAGTAAATAAGTCATCCTACTTTCTATGTTATAATACTGTGAAtacgattaatagttctgaagctatatgtGTATTTATAACGGctacgttactttttgtgaggttTTTATATTATGATCGTTCATATTATAATTATgaacaattttatatacattcttATATAGGGAGACACAATTTCAAGTATATACATTATATTTTGCACAGTCAAATGCACTATGCTGTGATACAAAAATAGAAAGCTGTATAAATGAAGTAATGTTCTCTCCTTTGGTtaactaaaatatttttttctagaTAAAGGAAAGCATGCTTCGGCCAGCTTGGCACTTGGACAATCACGGACCCGCATTCAGGTCCTATATACATACAATGTAATGACCTGATAGAACTTGTACATTAGTTACACACTACTGTTTTACCGTTTTTATAATCATATAAGCACACATTTTGTTAGATTTTCTAGATATCATCGCCTTTGCCGCGTTGATACATTGCCTATGTGAAGAATTCTTTTGAATGCTTTTCTGAAGTTAGTATTACACATGGGATAAATGAAAGGGTTGAGCGTTGAATTAATATAGCCCAACCATATAAGGGCATTGTAAACTTCAGGATGAACACATTTCTCGCAGAAGGCAACGATCAAGAAGACAATGAAATAAGGTAGCCAGCAAGAAACAAAGCAGCCGACGATGATTCCTAATTGCTTCGCAGCTTTCTTTTCCTTTGTTATGGACATTTTACGAATACGTTTAAGCGTCTCACTTGCCCGGCCATGACCTTGCCGTTTTATGCTTGTACGGAAGCGATTAAGCGAGAACTTGTTCGCTGCTGTCCCATGAGGAGAGAGACGGACATGACCATGACCACGACCACTCCTGGGACTACCGCCTTCGTCCTCGCTTTCGGTACCACCAGAACCTGACGTAGCCGTGTCATTGCTAAGTAGCCGACAAACGGTTCCGTTTCGTACACCGCGGTTATTCCTCTCTCTACAGCGTGGTTCGTGTATCCGGATTGTCTCATGATCGGGTACCAATTTTCGGCTGGGTACATAGGCATCGTCGTAAGTTACTTTGCAGTCTTTCAATTTGGCCTCATCTAGATTTGAAAAGGAAATGCGTCGCACAATTTTAGGGGCACCATTGAAAATTTGTTCAGCAGTATTCGACCGGCGTAAAATGGACTTATTGCAACCGTTTGATCCTTTGCTTTCTAACTCTTCGTCTTGTTCTCGAAGAGGTCTGAGCTCTTCTTTTAGCTGCTCATTCCATTCGTCTTTAGGCGTATAATCAACAGTTAATAGATGTTTAGGGCGGTTTTTCTCACCGTGAAATTCTGTTTCTTGATTCGTAACCAATTTAGTTTCTTTTGGTCTCGCCGTAAGTCGACTACATGAACAATTAGAATGATCTAGCTTGGCACTTCTTCTACTACCTCTACGAGGCGGCTCCTTAATTGGAGACCCTTTACCATCCAACATACCTGGATGAAGTCCCATCGTTAGAAACGTCAGGTGGGATATATTTTTCAGCTGTAAATTAATTGGGGCTTGTTTACCTTTAGTTCTTTTACCAGGAGTTTTGTCACCATCATTTTCCGACGTCTCCTTACTACTACTAGTAGAATCTAAATCCTCATTAGCCCAGTGTTGTTCTTCATTTGCGCGATTTTTTAAATCACGCGGGGAATCTATAATTGTTTCCGTTTGCGTTTTGCAACTTGACTTTCTGTCCATGTCTCGTCTTCCAAGATCAAGTGCCGAACGCTTTCGTATCTCATGAAATATCTTGCAATATATTCCTACCATGATTCCCATGGGAACATAGAAATTAGCAATGCCAGTGACAACTTTGAAGATAGACTGTTTAGCAAATTCGGTATCACAGTGATTTGGCTCTACTTCTCGGCGTCCATGCCGAGCAAACACATGCCATAAGGTAACGGGTACTACCCATAGCGAGCTGACCACCCACACTAGAGTGATCATAATGCTAGCTCGTTTTACCGTCCGTGTCCGTAGGTATTTAAGTGGATATCGAATAGACCAATATCTATCTAAACTTAGaataaaaagattgaaaatagAAGCTGTGGAGCAGACGTAGTCTACAGATAACCAGGCCTGGCAGACTATTAATCCCATGTGCCATTCTCCGGTGACAAAGTAAGCAATACTCAAAGGCATGACGTAGAGTCCAATTAGTAAATCAGCAACTGCGAGACTACAAATAAAATAATTAGCTACTGTTTGTAATCGTTTTTCTGTTCTGATAGCATGTATCACCAAGGCGTTACCGAGTGTGGTTAATATACTCAGAAAAATCATTGCACTTGCGATTGGGACGGTAGCACTTAGCGGTCGCTGATCTAATGGATCCGTTTCGTTGCCATAGTCAAAATCATCATCCGGTGGCCAAGCTGTATAGTTGATCTCAGCTCCCGGGGCAATTTTGTATATTGGTTGTTGAGGAGTACCTCCACTGTATACCACCCCAATATTCTCAATAAGTTCATCGGGTGGTAGTGTTCCAGAAGCCATCTCCGATGATTGGCAACAGCTATTACCTCAAACTATGCAAACACCGACGAAACCACCTTACGGATCTGCATCTGACCGTTACAGCATTAATTTCCATTACCTGCAATACGAACAAAGAAGAAAGGAGAATTGCCATTAATTCAAAATTCACTTTGACATAAGACGTTGTTAAATTTAACATCTTAAATTAATTTGGTACGTTAAGCAAAAGCTGTTTTCCAAAGTAAAGTTGTAAATTATGTAATTCAAAGATAAATCACTGGTCATGTGTGATGTGTATCTTCTCTACAAGCTATAATTTGAttccgaattaaaaagactagtttgcgtatgacgtcatgTCAACCAGACCGAAATGccgtactgcacaggtcagcaaccaatcacgccgcccCTTTGTCCTGACGTGAAACGCaactaatctttttaattttgtctttgaaTTTCAAGTGCCTCATTTTCAGTGGCATAGTTCGATAACCTTCATTCAACAATCATACTTTTAAAAGGAGACCTCTAATTCTGAAGCATAAACTTTTGTACCCAATACTTTCAAAGGAGATTCTATTAGTGAAGATacatattgaggttaaagaactgtgtgaGATCTTTGTTTGTCCTTTCTTCAGTGCAACTTTAATCTTTATGAAATGTCAGTGTTTCGACATCTGGCATGATTTTTTAATATTCATGAAACATAGTTAAAGAAGTTGTCTCGGTCCAAACCAGTAAGAGGCAGACAACCGGACTAGTTTATTAGACGTATCGACTGCTACAGCCCTAGGACATTAGCAATGGTTGTATCTTGTTGTTGACATAAATCTTAAACGAATCAGTACCAAAACAAATCAAATGCGAACCCTCAGCATTTTGTCGTTAAACTAGCCACTTGATTCGTAATGGAAACACTGCCCATAAAGCCTCCGGtaacaaaataaagcattataTAAAGAATTGACCATTTGTTTATATCCCAAGATGCATCTCAATTCGATGTTACAAAATATCACTGCGCGTGCTTGAAGGACATGTAATTTATTTGAGCATGCGCAGTGAAGTAGTATGACGTAGATTCAATCCAATAACGATGCATTGTAGGGAATGGACTAACTATCTGTACTCATGAATGTTGGTCAGTGATTATCATCGACTGGTACGTTTTCATTGTAAATGTAAAGTGTGTTATTTTCGAGGAGCCTCTTCGCCAGATTCACTGTTATCAACCGTATATTTGATAAACAACCAATAGACTTCCCCAACAAGCTTCGGAAAAAAGAACAGAACACGCTCCGACCTAATTCTGTCCCGAGAACATTTGATGTCGATTATTGGAAGCTCAAATACTAAAAACACAAATTGACAAAATAATTAATATGTTTATCATTACAGAAAGAATTAATCATTTCTTGAccattttacattatattttcttTGGAAAATACTACTTTGTATTAATATTGTTTTGATATTCAGATTTAGAGTAATTGTGTTGTCAAATCATTAAAATAACTTGTATATACGTACGTATGTAATTTAAGATTTTGTAATACAAGTGCAATCTTGAGAAAAGTCACGGTTGCGGAAGAATACAAGATCATATTCAAtgaaataatcattaaaaaatgaaTATGCTTGTGCCTTGTGTTCAAAATCATTTCCGTGTGTATAACACTATACTGCTGTTTATCATAAACCAATTGATATTCATCTTTCGGGTGTGACAaaaacatcaaacatattaatgatatttCACATCATGCATTATAACCACAAATCCTATAAGTAGTAAAATAAAATTCCAAGTTCACCATTACCCCATCCAGTAcctctttaaaaaaagttttaatcATTTACATCTATAAGATGTCACGCTAATGCAATATTAATTACTGACAACGAACTTCAACAAGTAAGCGCATCGGAAATGACAGCATCGATAAGATGTTCTTCCATTATTTGATTGATAGTCTCTTGGAGACATTTTAGTGATTAATTTTCAGCTCACAACAGATAAAATATTGCTTGTCAATTTTAGTGCTTCATTATTTCCGTAGAGTGTTGTAGAGTTCAAATGAAGTCGACTACGTAGTTATGGTAGTAGACTAGTAGTCACCCCAGTGACTGAAAGAAATCTGTAAATTAATACACATTATAGGGCGAGTCTAAGTAATATCATTACTACCTAGGGAAAGAAAATGGCGTACCAAGAATATTGTCAATGTTTAACCAAGTCAAAGGGTACTAAACAGCTATCATTTAAACAAATAATGTTACATTATGTAGTAGACCAGAGTAAGGCTTGCGTTCATGGTCCTATACACATTAAAAAAACTTCCCGATCCGCTGGCAATATTCAACACAGATCAACACAGagatcaaatttcaaagttgctcaaattagGTTAaagaaacatgtcaaattattcttCTCATATAGAACGAAAATTAAACCAAGAAGTGTTAAATCATAGCTTTTTTACTGATACATTATTGATTAACTGGGATTGGCCGTGCTACTGCTGCGATGGTTTCCAGAATTGAAACTTGGCTTGAGTTATTACTACGTCATTCCACAAAAAGGTCAAACATGTAGCCCATTAACAAGTAACTCTTCACAATGAATTCGTGATTTTATTTGTGtcgattaaattaaattaaagtataagctcaattaaaacttaaaaatagatGTCACTTGTTTGATTTGCGTTAATACGTAAATACTAATTCTATTCAGATATTATTAATTGCTATTGTTTTGAAGTGCGAACTTTAGGTGTTTGTCACCAGGCCAATAATTGTATCTCAAATTGCTAATTAGTAGTATATGTAGTTGCACACGGTTTATAAGATCTTCATGAATTGGTTCAAGACACGTTATAAATCCTCTATAAAACAACCTTGACCACAACACGAAAAACAGATGATGAACACATCCAGACACAATATTCAGTGTCTCGAAAGTGTTCAAAGGCGAGCTACCAAGTTCATCATGCACTATCCTGATCTGGATTATCGGGAGCGGTTGTGCCATCTGGGTATGTTACCCCTCACGCTTCGTAGAGAGCAActtgatatttgtttattttacaagtcCTTGTCTGACAATTACGATCTGGATGTCTACAAGTATGTCAAGTTTTACAAGTCAGAGATTGGGCAAGACCGTCCCAACACAAGATCAACATGTGACACCTTGCGCCTTAGGATCCCCTTCTGCAAAACGGAAGCTTTTAAGTCCAGTTTTTTTAACCGCAttgtgccaatttggaatcagcttccccttagtgttaggtcctcttcatctttttctgtttttaaaagcaatgtggttaattttttgcattctcattttgagttaaattttcggccagctgacatttgtacgtgggtttccgtatgcagctgtgctatttgtagggtgtcttaattaaatttttgatcttgaggtgggatggtcttagaggtgatatgcacctgttcatcccaatcctctacactggtatctctcctacatgtgctggatccgtggtgcgttttattcacatgtatatatatatgtcttttatacttttactttgtgcaatatatttatccatcttttatctaattttgttatttgatattgtaaccagtgtatgaagccaaataaataaataaataataaattattgatTCGTACCATGTTCATTTATAATAATCTCGTTTTGGCATTGTTCAGAAcacaaaaatagcaaattgcccAGCATGACTGAGGGCAGAgcaacacagtaaactcactttgacttatgttgtaaataaaaagaaagcaagaaacaacaaagtaagaaagtaataacaaaacaaaaacgcaTAACTAACCAAGAAAaattaagtaattgcaagtatagcaaaggAAATCGCATCCCACACccacaaattaaataataaaattcgTAGGCCATAAGCCCATCGGTAAAggccattccctaaataaagttgttttgtaaagttatcattgaggaatgtttgatactCATGCATGGCACGTGTACCCTTTTTCATCTTTGAAAACAGAGTGAAACACGGGTAAATTTCTTAAAAAGAGCATCATCTTCAAAAATTTAAGCCAATTGAAATAgtttttcggtttattaaagctaatgattgaAGGTTTATTTtcgtatcaaaatatatttgataaatttttctgaaataggagaaaaatagggcgcaatgagggttctttttttttttttcaccctgtACTTGGGATTTATGAAAACAAAATGCACACTTATTTGGTATGCATTGGCATGTATCACATAACGGTTTACACAAAAGCGTTCAGGATTTTTTACAACAATGTATAATGAGCTGATGGTGCCGTATAAATACTGCAATAGCAATTATACCATCGCATCCTTCATGCGTCATGAAATAAATAACATCAGGCAACTATAAATATCCTTGATTCTCGTGTATCTTTAAATCTATCATAGCTCATAAAAACAATACGACTTGAAATTATTGCATGTTTGCAATGTTGCCACGATAGTACAAGAATCACAGTCTAAAGCGTAAAAAAATGCATTCGGCGTCAAAAAGAATTTTTTTCTCCGCGAAATTTATTgttattaagggaactggaatgagcgttttgagcgtttcgacagcattttttgtgggacatgagagcacatcagacctatcgaagtgcattctgaatacgaagaatgtctttctgatatcaaataattttcattttatgaaattcacgatataatgcaaattttatgacaaattattaaaatttgatatttttcacattttggagatataacagttctcgaagtaaattttataaatttaatgatatagtcttaacgtgtatgtagctgggaggaaaagccgacgatcaattgaaaattttgacctttcatattgaagatatggatttttttcccaaaatgacctatttttgtttggtgttttgggaaaaaaaatccatatcttcaatacgaaaggtcaacattttcaattgatcgtcggcttttcatcccacctacatacactttaggtaaaaatcatcagttttataaagtttacttcgagtactgttaaatatcaaaaatatcaatttttaatgatttgccataaaatgagtattgcattgcgaatttcaaaaatcaaaattatttgatatcagaaggccattcttcgtattcagaatgcaattcgatatgtctgatgtgctctaatgtcccacaataaatactgtccaaacgttcataccctgcCCTTCCCTTAATTTGCTCAATCATGCAAATTTCATACCTTATTTCGGCATAGGGTTTAAGTACACTTTTTTCTTACCTCCGCTGCTGAAACAACATTAAATAGCAGCCTTGGGCCCCAGGCCTGGCAAATAGTCACCTCGTGCACCCCATTAAATTTCGAATTCCTTACAATATCCCCGACAATATCTAGTTGCCGCTGCTTTCGGTAATAGGTTCTACAGTCCATGGTAATATccagaaaatattattttctgcGTGATTTCTCTCCTCTATATAAATTGTTAGTGTCTGGGAATGCGAGATTGGCTAATAAATTTATAAACGCATTGGGTGTTCAAATAATCAACACCGCTTATACAAGCACAATTATGTTAACAACTGCCATGTGGTTATAACAATACAGGGTATTTCATAAGTCTGCCGTGTCTACACCTGTTGACAAAATGACAGATACTCGCAGATACTCGCAGATAATGTGATTATGAGTTCCCGCTGCATGAAAAAATGTTGCAATGATATTGTTTAACTCATAGAGACTTATATAATATTTGATCGTACCCTAGTTGTCCAGAATAACAAAATGTTCCGTAGTAGTTCCCAAATAGCCAACACATCCCTCTCAACATACATAGCTCATATAGTTCACCACACAGACTACAAAagggtattttgttttaaatcaagtaAATAAAGTATGTTTCATCACAAAGTATCTATGATGCCCCTAACGGCGAATTGTGCCTTTCATATATCAGGCCAAGTTTGCACAAAAGCTTTGTTGACAGTAATAATTTTTAGTCGAGATCGGTATTTACTTTCTTTCACATAGCCTTCACTAGTAAAACTGTCCTTCGAATTGAACAAATACAACACTTATACAAATATAATTAGTCTGAAGTATTGGAATAAACAGGGATGCATTTCTAGATACTCTTCTttgaataaatttataaataactTATTCGTCTTACCAACCATCTGTTGCCATATTGGATGCTTTGGCTACTGTCGTATTAAGTGACTTTCAGGTGGTACTAcgtcccttgataaatttgtgactatttttgcatttttctcaaaaaataataacacactggtaacaaacgttatgtatattgtaggggtaaggaatccagttactatacaagaatttcagtgactcaagacaagtggtccGTTATTtacgataagaaaagaggtaccgctagaatgtacctcatttcttaacatatataatgaaccacttgtcttgaatcactgaaatttcagtgaaataattggatttcttgcccctgtaatatacataacttttgttaccagtgtgtagttattttgtgagaaaaatgcaaaattagtcacaaaatttatcagggggtgtagtaccaccttaactgaaTAAATATATACTTCTGAAGTATTGGAATTATCTAGAATCTACTAAAGAGGCTCTTCTTTGAATAAATCGCAAGtgcattgtttttattatttctgtGTCGCGTGACTGAATGCTTCTGGCTCTTATTTAATGAATATGCAAAGAAAGCAATTTACATATCGTATCCACTGAACTCACATAAAAAGCGGCGCTACTTACATATTTTCTAGTTGTAACCTAACACAAATCAACCAAAAAGTTGATAAAAAATAAGTTCATCCCAGTTCATCACAAATTGGCTCCTGTATTTTAATGCAAAATTATATCACGAGTATTTTGATCCATTCCAGGCTAATGGACAAAAAGGAAGTCCGCTTCAGTATTAAGTTACACTTGCAGCGTAAATTCAATTCCGTTTCCACACTTGATCAACAAATTAAGATCACTGACCATTATGGCTGGACAAATTGACCAAGCCACGCAGTGCTAATCACCAAAAGCCTAGGTCAGGTTATGGGTATGGTCatttgtcaaaaacaaaacaaaaatgtcctTGGCCggcacaaaatattaaatttagcCTCAGTAATCATatttaaacaatttcataataacTAGTTTAGAATGTATGTGCAAATAGTTATGTGTGTTAATTAAGTGTTATGTAGCAAACCGTTAAGCTATATCTTAAACAGAAATATAATGCTTCAGACGAATGcaaatattttcaatatacatgtactaCGTGTGATATTGTCAGCATGGAACATTGCCTGATAAAGGTAaacatttgttttatttgtaATGATTGTTTTGGAAACATAGCAAAGTAGTACAAATGCTGGTTAAAGGGTGTCAGAGGATAAACAAAATCTGTATATCATCCAAAGTTACTTTAGAATGGAACTTTACAAAAACGGGTGGGGAATAGTGTGGTATTGACTGATATCTGAATGTTCCTTTAAATGATCACCATAGTTTGATTTCTCTTCTTTCGCCTACTACATCTCTAATATCTAAGTCAGGGAGAAAGTATGTCACCAACAGAACTCATAAAATTCAATTATTTCCTTTTCGGCCAGTTTGCTTTCTTTTCTCCTTCTTCAAACACAGTTTTTGGCATCACCATGCTGTAACCCCTGCTACAATTGGTTTCAATTCAATACTGCCTTGCGCTTTCAACATGGCCTCTGCTAGCTACAGCATACGCCAACAAGTAATTATTTTCATCACCTTATTTCTATATTGGGATTGGTTTGTGactgacttgataaattcattgtGTCTTCTAGCAAATAAAATGTAATAGCTCAGCCAGGAGAAAAACTCGGacaggttctttttttttttaaacattgacAATTGCAGATGAGATTATTTATACATGGTTAATACAAATGTCAATTGGGTTTTTGTTTTGCAGATGGCTGTCGACAGAGTTGACAAATACTGTCAGTCACGCACGATATGGTTACTATTATCAACATGTTGATAGCTTTATCTTTATATGAATAGCAACATCAATATTGTTTGGAATGAAAGTTCTGTTGAGTACGACAATAATCAGGCGAGATCGGTATTTACTTTCCTTCCACAGCCCTCACTATTACTTTATTTCAAGACCAACCTTCGTATTGGATTTGCATGCAATTTCTAAAGATTTGTCTTTCATGACATGAAAATTCATATACTCATTGTAGAGGGTAGTTACTGTAGTAAATATTCCAAAATTGCaagacaaaaataaaatataatttaatttaactaaattaaaaaaaaacgggTGGAGAATAGTGTGGTAATCATGACTGATATCTGAATGTTCCTTTAAATGATCACCGAAGTTTGATTTCTCTTATTTCGCCTACTGCGTCACTAATATCTATGTCAGGGAGAAAGTATGTAACCAACGGAACTCATAAAATTCAATTATTTCCTTTTCGGCCAGCTTGCTTTCTTTTCTCCTTCTTCAAACACAGCTTTTGACATCACAATGCTGTAACCC
The Amphiura filiformis chromosome 3, Afil_fr2py, whole genome shotgun sequence DNA segment above includes these coding regions:
- the LOC140147609 gene encoding histamine H1 receptor-like encodes the protein MASGTLPPDELIENIGVVYSGGTPQQPIYKIAPGAEINYTAWPPDDDFDYGNETDPLDQRPLSATVPIASAMIFLSILTTLGNALVIHAIRTEKRLQTVANYFICSLAVADLLIGLYVMPLSIAYFVTGEWHMGLIVCQAWLSVDYVCSTASIFNLFILSLDRYWSIRYPLKYLRTRTVKRASIMITLVWVVSSLWVVPVTLWHVFARHGRREVEPNHCDTEFAKQSIFKVVTGIANFYVPMGIMVGIYCKIFHEIRKRSALDLGRRDMDRKSSCKTQTETIIDSPRDLKNRANEEQHWANEDLDSTSSSKETSENDGDKTPGKRTKGKQAPINLQLKNISHLTFLTMGLHPGMLDGKGSPIKEPPRRGSRRSAKLDHSNCSCSRLTARPKETKLVTNQETEFHGEKNRPKHLLTVDYTPKDEWNEQLKEELRPLREQDEELESKGSNGCNKSILRRSNTAEQIFNGAPKIVRRISFSNLDEAKLKDCKVTYDDAYVPSRKLVPDHETIRIHEPRCRERNNRGVRNGTVCRLLSNDTATSGSGGTESEDEGGSPRSGRGHGHVRLSPHGTAANKFSLNRFRTSIKRQGHGRASETLKRIRKMSITKEKKAAKQLGIIVGCFVSCWLPYFIVFLIVAFCEKCVHPEVYNALIWLGYINSTLNPFIYPMCNTNFRKAFKRILHIGNVSTRQRR